The sequence below is a genomic window from Nitrososphaerota archaeon.
TGCTGTGCTATGGATGAAAACAGGTTAGGGAGGTTGGTTTCCTCGTTCCTGAAAGGCACTATAATGGAAACAAGAGGTTTTTCTGTTAACGAAACTGTTTCTTTCGGGAGTTTTGGAAGATGTCTTCCTATTACTATTCTTTTTTTAATTGAAACTGCCATTCCTATAGACGAGCCAAGCAGAAGTAATGTGAGCAACGCAATGAGCAGTTCCATCGACTGCACGGAATACCAGGCATTATTTATTCAGATTTAATCTCTGATACTCTCCAGAGTGCTTACCGCGCTCCAGATCGTCACCCTTGTAAAAGATGGCATGTTAGGGTCTTGGGAAACCTCATCCAGCATGCTTATCGCGTTGGCCGCACGGACTCCAAGCGAAAGGGTAGTGTTCTGAAGCGTTGTTATTGTATCCTTGATAATCTTCCTAATGTTTCTGGGCGTAGTAGGGCTTTCAGAAACCGATTGCAGTGTTGCTATAGACTTCATTAGGTTCTCTTCGTTCTGCTTTGCTTTCTTTGGATTCATAAGGATACACGCTACCTAGCAACGATGAAACTGCCGAACATTGGTCTTTTAAGCCTTTTTCCTTAAAAACACTGTCATTTCTGCCATGCAGAAAGGTTCTGCTGCTTATCTTCCATCGGCTTAAGATTTGACAGTCGAATTCCGAGCAGCCTTACTTTCTTTCCCTCGCTGAATTCATTGAAGAGCGAATATGTTAGAGAAGATATCATGTCTTTGCTGTCAGTATAATCAGGAGCACTTTTTTCTCGAATAAAAGTTGTAAAGTTCTGATAGCGAATCTTTATCCCAATAGTCTTGCAGACTAAATTATCATTAATTAACCTTTTGTGAACCTTTACTATGAGGTCATCAACAGTATTTCGAATTAATTTTTCATCGTCGGTATCTTTTTGGAATGTAAACTCATGACTGATCGACTTTCTTTCAAGCACCTCTTCAACTTCAACCCTCTCAAGAACATTTGCAATTCCCCACAACCAGACACCATTTTTCCCAAAAATTCTGACAAGTTCTTTACCATCGGTCTTTGCAAGTTCACCTATCGTCTTGATCCCCATCCTTTGAAGGACTTCTGCAGTCTTGGCTCCTACTCCGCTGATTTTTTCCACGGCTAGTGGAGCTAGGAATTCTTTGGAGTCTTCATCTTTTACGATCGTGACGCCATCAGGCTTATTCATGTCTGATGCAATTTTAGCGATTGATTTGTTTACCGCGACACCTACAGAGCATGTAAGACTGAAGTCGGCTTTCAGGGCTTTCTTGATGTCTTTGACGTAGGATTCAGCTTCGTCATAGCTGCTAACCTTATCCGAAATATCGAGGTAAGCTTCGTCGATGCTTGCCTGCTCAAGTTTGGATGTGAACTTTCTGAACAGATTCATTATTTCGCCAGATAAAGCATTATAGTAAGCAAAATCAGGCCTCAAATACACTGCGTCGGGACAGAGCTTATAAGCCCTTGAAATCGGAATTCCTGATTTTATTCCGAACTTTCTT
It includes:
- a CDS encoding UPF0147 family protein encodes the protein MNPKKAKQNEENLMKSIATLQSVSESPTTPRNIRKIIKDTITTLQNTTLSLGVRAANAISMLDEVSQDPNMPSFTRVTIWSAVSTLESIRD
- the dinB gene encoding DNA polymerase IV translates to MPRMILHVDLDAFYASAEKARNPELIGRSLVIGADPKKGHGRVVAACSYEARKFGIKSGIPISRAYKLCPDAVYLRPDFAYYNALSGEIMNLFRKFTSKLEQASIDEAYLDISDKVSSYDEAESYVKDIKKALKADFSLTCSVGVAVNKSIAKIASDMNKPDGVTIVKDEDSKEFLAPLAVEKISGVGAKTAEVLQRMGIKTIGELAKTDGKELVRIFGKNGVWLWGIANVLERVEVEEVLERKSISHEFTFQKDTDDEKLIRNTVDDLIVKVHKRLINDNLVCKTIGIKIRYQNFTTFIREKSAPDYTDSKDMISSLTYSLFNEFSEGKKVRLLGIRLSNLKPMEDKQQNLSAWQK